The DNA sequence ACGGCCTTAATAATATGCACCACGGTCACTATCGTTCCATCACCCTTATTCGAACCTCGCTATTATATATTGCcctatttcttttggagAATATTTATTACCTGCAGCTGCGAACCTTTGATAAAGGATTTAAAACCTGCTAAGGAAGGCGAAAACCCAATAACTATAAGCAGTACGAAAAGGCTGTTCATGGAATTTTTATGGTTTATGCTCTTCAACGTCGTGACTTTAGTTATCTTTTCAAGGATCTCATTTCCTTGGACTACCGAGCCTTATTtacaaagaataatatGGTGAAGAGAAACAGATTATATAAATGTTTACTACTggtatttattttctctaCTTTCTTTTCGTCTTTCGGTGGCCAACCGTTTTGTATATagtaatattttttcatagTTATCTCGAAACCTTTGAATCACCCAAAGGAAAACGATAACAAACTTTCTCCTCTTTTATGAATACTCTTATAGACATAATGCATTGATTTCTACTTACGTCTATGGTTAGTGAACGTAAGGGAATTGTGCTATATATATGATATTATTGTATACATTTCTTAAGGTTGAGACCTACCTATAACAGTTGAGTGGAAATAAATATTGtctaatttttcttttattttttgattattgAATGTTAATTGTAATGTTTCATAAAGctatattttcaaattcttctctCGCTTCATCCACCTTAGCATCAGCACTacttgttttattttcccttttttcgTTTACTTCTTCTGTTTGGTTATTTATGTCAtcgttttttttcgttGAATCCGTAGCATGTTCACTTTCGACAtgttctctttcttctacCTTcggtttcttttcttcttctttgttctcGTTCTCTGGTTCAATGTCCTCGTTATCAGTTCTGATTTCGTGCTCTGGTTGTTCAAAGCTCTCTGTATTTATAGCTTTAGCCTCCGCTTCGCTAGATTCATTTCCGACAACCTTCACAGATTCGTGATCTTGAACAGATTCTGCGTCAACACTACCACTATCGTCCCCCTTTATGGATTCTGGGTTGAGGATAGAGGGCTCCTCGTTTGTTGGAGTTACTactgcttttttttgggagGCAGGTACATATTTCTGCTCTTGCAGAGATGATTCAGGTTGAGATTTTTGCTGTTGCGATTTCAAGCTTTCTTGATACTTAATCCacgttcttctttttaaaacTTCGAAATAATCCTGTATAGGACCATTAGATTTTTTGTCTCTGAAGACCAATTCACCATCACCGCTAAAGTAGTCGTCATTGTCATCTACCAAGTACCAATTACCAGCTTCCAAGTCATTGGCAAACGATAATAGGAATTCACCCCAGTTGTCAGCAACAACGAATTTCGTATCGAAGTCTCTACCGAATGTTATAATTTGAGCATACTTACCATTTGGACCAGGTGCCAAGTCTACACCAATATGGTTACCGGCATTATCCGTCACTAAGGGAATCCAAGCAGAATGTGCATATACCGGCTGTACAGCACTTGGAGGAATAGATTTTTGATCTGGGATATTTGGCAACTTGAACTTGTTACCATTTAATCTTTCCatagatgaagaagagccAGTGGATCTGACATGCGATAAACCTTGTTGAGTTCTTTTGTTAAGGTTCTTTGCAACGTTTCTCCAGGCCTGGGTCATGGCCACAACCTGATCTAATGTCATAAGTTGGAAACCATAGAACAAGCCCGAAGTACCGGTCATCGATTCTAAATCCTCTTGCCCATCGTGAATTTTAAAAGAGGCCTTTACTGGGTTAGGAAAGCTAACTTCCAAGTCTTCCTCTGCATGAGTGATATCGTTTTGGGTGCAAGGGTCACTCAAAGTTGCGTTTAGATCTGGATTATGTTCAGTTGTCCAAAAATCGATGTGTCTCCAAGCTAGGAGTGTTTCAGAGACACCATCATTTGAATCCATGGAGGTAAATTCGTCAATGTTTATGTCTTCATTAGATGGTGCGCCGGTTTGAAATCCCATGCTCATTTCCTCGTCCACACTATTCAGATGCATTTGAGAGGGATTAACCTGTCCGTTGTTACTGTTTAAACGTTTACCCATATTAAAGGTAGGCGTTTCATCGGGGTTATACTCAGCATAATGGTCGTCAGTACTGAGAGAGTATACCcattcttttacttttcttttaaatagATCCATTTTATAATTAAGATTCTGCCGAGTTACTCCCTATTTAACGTATCTGCgtttgttttcttgtattCTGTTTGCGTTTTGATAATAGCTAGGCCCTTgtatattttcaatttttcgaTAATCTTAGTCGAACACGAAAAAAGTAATTAGCGGATTTAATTTTGTACCTTTATTTTCGACAGGCTTGGTTCTTAAATGGCGTCTTTGTAGGTATTTCTGTATCGAGTGAAGCAGAAATTTCCAAGAATTGGCTTGCGTTTAAAAATTGATTAGGAGCGCAAATGATGGATTGATATGTGATTACTCTAGGAAGAAAACACGACCTTTTTAGTTGCGGTGCAAAAACATTCCTTTGATCTCGAACTAGGAAAACTGGcatagaaaaagaaaaaaaacaatctGCGAATTgtgcatttctttttttcgcctttttttattttttttttttattttttttttcagaaccTGCTATAGGGCTTGAGGAGATGCTACTAAACTGAGCTGATGACCTACATCACCTTCATTAGGGTTTAGTgcctttatttttatgatTTATGACAGTGAAAAGTAACAAGGATCTGAGGGGGTTTCCAGATACGGGAAAAGGTAAACAGTAGCATTTTCCTAAAAGGAAAGTAATTAACTCTGCATGCACAAACAGTGGTGCAATGCATGTTACGCCCTGCATGTAGATGGTTCAGTGCGTAGTGTACATCTTTTGCGATGATCCTATGTAGATTTGGAGCCTATCTATGTTGTGCTAACCCTCCTGTTTTATTGTAAAGGGCCTCAGTTACTTCAGTTAGTGAATTAAAATGTCTTAGAAGTGAGTGCTAGCgtattaaatatatatagtttctttctctcttgAACAGATATCGAAAAAGATATCGAGAAAAGCTTTTAGTGAGAGTTCCTGATAGACATTaagttctttttcttccttcgCTTATCTgtaattgtttttttttgttcgaAAAGCTAAAACAAAAGCTGCTGCACCATTGtactaaaaaagaaattaacaGATTTGCAAATGACATACGGCGGATCAGTGTCTCAAGATGAAGTCACAAAGTTGGCTAGAGAAATCCAAACTACGTCAATGTCTTGCACCAAGAAAGATGAGGTAGTAGACCCTTCGGATCAAcgtttgaaaaagaatctTAAAGATGCTCGTAACACAGAAACTTGTGTGAAGCATTCCCTTCATCGACGGATATTCAAGAACTCGTAtcggaaaagaaaagcagTCGATGAACAAAGGAAAACCTTGAACATGCAACTTAGGCAAAAATTTGCCTCGCCGTCAGACAGTTTGCTTTCACCGTGCTCCAGAAAACTGAATGACCACAAGTCAAAACTTTTTGCCGCCAAATCGCAACCAAAAAGATTGGACTTTGTACAGAGCAAACAAAACATACTACACAAGTCGAATACAGATATCTAATCTAGCATTGTATGCAGAT is a window from the Saccharomyces paradoxus chromosome VII, complete sequence genome containing:
- the SMI1 gene encoding Smi1p (Protein involved in the regulation of cell wall synthesis~similar to YGR229C) produces the protein MDLFKRKVKEWVYSLSTDDHYAEYNPDETPTFNMGKRLNSNNGQVNPSQMHLNSVDEEMSMGFQTGAPSNEDINIDEFTSMDSNDGVSETLLAWRHIDFWTTEHNPDLNATLSDPCTQNDITHAEEDLEVSFPNPVKASFKIHDGQEDLESMTGTSGLFYGFQLMTLDQVVAMTQAWRNVAKNLNKRTQQGLSHVRSTGSSSSMERLNGNKFKLPNIPDQKSIPPSAVQPVYAHSAWIPLVTDNAGNHIGVDLAPGPNGKYAQIITFGRDFDTKFVVADNWGEFLLSFANDLEAGNWYLVDDNDDYFSGDGELVFRDKKSNGPIQDYFEVLKRRTWIKYQESLKSQQQKSQPESSLQEQKYVPASQKKAVVTPTNEEPSILNPESIKGDDSGSVDAESVQDHESVKVVGNESSEAEAKAINTESFEQPEHEIRTDNEDIEPENENKEEEKKPKVEEREHVESEHATDSTKKNDDINNQTEEVNEKRENKTSSADAKVDEAREEFENIAL
- the BNS1 gene encoding Bns1p (similar to YGR230W), whose translation is MTYGGSVSQDEVTKLAREIQTTSMSCTKKDEVVDPSDQRLKKNLKDARNTETCVKHSLHRRIFKNSYRKRKAVDEQRKTLNMQLRQKFASPSDSLLSPCSRKLNDHKSKLFAAKSQPKRLDFVQSKQNILHKSNTDI